Genomic segment of Malania oleifera isolate guangnan ecotype guangnan chromosome 7, ASM2987363v1, whole genome shotgun sequence:
CTCCTTTGGCAATAATGCAATGGCTTACTTGGAGTTTCAAACTGTTAGgcctcaataaaaataaaataaaataaaataataatagctGCCTAAAAAAGTAAAGGTACTGCTGAGTACCTCTTTTCAAATTCATGCAAAAGGATCCTAAGCAAACTCACTAGAAAAGGTGACAGTCCAATTTTTTTTACAGGTTTTGGGCTTCTTTTGATTAGCCAATTTCTTGCTTCTAAAGGAAAGTAACAGAGACCTTATGATTAATTTTGTGAGTAAAGAGACAATGACATTCTCTGCCTAAATGAtggctcctttttttttttttcaataagatTAGGAGATTGtacccgaaaaataataataattagcgAAAAACATACCCCAAATTGCTTTTTCACCTTTTTTTCTCTTATCTAAACTAGTACTGTGTAGGTGCACGTGATACCATATCTTATTggacattttaaattttttatgtgaTTGAAATCTAAAAAGGTATGCACTTCAAAATTTTTGTTCTAGTGGACATATACATTTCACTGTCATTCTACATAAGAATAATGTatgataaaaattattatttccatattatttaAGAAGCATATTCAAGTTCAGAAGTATAAAGATATGTTAGAATTTGCAACTTCATCTTTATTTGATGCAATTTTCATATATCAAAAGTTATATGCGCTTAACAAAGGATATACACATTTGTATTCCCTTTGAATAAAGAATTGCTCCACCTATTGAGCATTCAGTTCTTGACAGATCTTTAGTTAAGAATTCTTTCATGCAGTCCTACCTTTCCCCACTACCATACCATTCCTGTTGAGGAAGACTTGGCAACAAACCTTCTGTTTGAAAAGTGGGAACTTCTTAAAGGCACAATAATTTGAGGAAAGAGTAATTCTATTAATGCCCCAACTTGACCAAATTGCCCCTCAATTCTTTTCTCAACCACCTCAATTCTTTTAGTTCAACTACTTTTCTGATGATTCTGTTGGACTCCAAAACACAACTGAGCCTCTATTTCTTCTTCATTGTATACCACTACAAAGTTATTGACACGGTGACTCAGggttttttccaaaattttgaccAAATAACACATAtgcctaaaatggatgcaaaatatGGGAAAGCACACAAAAGAATTCAAGCAGGCACAACAAAAAACTAGACTAAATCATataaagaaagatgaagcttCTATCATAACCCTAGGTAAATTTATCACTTATAGGCTTTCGCCAAAGCTCTATCCTAAAGGAGGAaactagagttttttttttttcaataggtTCCCAACATGTCTCCTATCCTTACCTAATGAGTTTGGATAAAGTAAACACTAAGCGAAATGGTTCACATGCCCCCAAAGACCTTGTCTCATGAGAGCTAACGGTATTGTGTTCCTTTCTATTCCTAAAAGGTAAAGCCCAAGTAGGAGGTTTGTGAAAATGTGTGCgctcacataaattttaaaagtatatCCCCTTAACCCCCACATATCAACAGACCCTACACATGTTTATCCATCCATTCCATACATACAAGACTTAATCATATAATTAAGAATTTTATACAAgaaaaatattcacaaaaaaaCACAACAATTCATATTTACGAACAAAACATCATGGAACAAACAAAAaaccattaaattcatatttgggataATTCAAAACTAATTGATGGTTCGACTCTTTATGTCCCCAGCGAAGTCACCAAGCTATCGCAGCGTCTCGGAAAAAAGTCTGAAATGGTGAGGGATAGtagatatttaaatttgaatggagttgttactaacctattatttaccttcGTACAATTAATACACCTatttactactcattgattggtctctagacgATTCTTAGGCCAAGGAACCAATTGTCTTAGTTTGCTTTACTGGAATTGAGATCAGGAGTACAGTTATGCGAGGGAAAGGTATCAGcgccccctacacacccgttctatgaacagtacataattaattatgaattaatcCTAAATTGAGTTTGGTGGCTTTTAATTAActcttttaaaatataaataaataaataaataaaagtaaactaataagcaaataaaaaaatcaaaaggaaaatgaaaattaaagcgtgatttaggaatgtttaataagacctccaaacaaGAGGATTTTGCTAGATAAACCTCTCTTAGAGCTAATACAAGTGAGGTCTAAAAtacatttttaccctttttaaaatcatCAAGACACAACCACATAGAAAATCAAATGAAATCATAAAATTTTGAGCGAAAATGACTTTAAAAAAACATTCccatatttttttagaaatttttcaaaaattttccacaattttctaaaattttatgggattttcttaaaaatattttgcctcattttttggtattttattttccattttttaaaaaaaaaattctgaatcaaaataactcaaaatatttttcctaacttTCTCCTTATTCAAAACTAATTTAATGGCTAAAATCTCTGTGTCCCCAGTAGAGTCACCAAGTTGTTGCAATGTCCTAGAGAAAGGTCTGGAATGGCGAGGGTTAatagatattgaaatttgaatggagtcgccactaacttatTATTTACCTTGGTAcagttagaacacctatttactaCTCATTAAGTGGTCTCTATACTATTCTTAAGCCAAAGAACCAGTGGTCTCAGTCTACTTTACCATaattgggatcgggagttcagttatgcgaagGAAAGGTATCAGCACCCCTTGCATGTCCATCCTACGAACGATACCTATTTAGTcataaattatccctaaattgaagataatggtctttaattaactactttgaaataaacaaataaacaaataagaaataaataaataaggaatatttaaatagaaaataaaaatcactatgcgattaggaatgtctaataagatctTCAAACGAGAAGATCTTGTTAGATACACCTccctttcccccccccccctccccccccgaGCTAATACATGTGAGATCTAAAATAtttgtttaccctttttgaaatcattgggACGCACCCATACAAAAATAAGTAAAATCATcaaaaagtatttttaaaaacattcccaactttttcaaaatcttttgtacaaattttttgaaaattttccacatttttgtaaaatttctgggacttttaaaaaaaaaaaaagatttttcctcattttttttggtttcttattttccttttttttttttaaaaaaaatctgagtcaaaataactcaaatatttttctttacctcaaatatatatatttccaaattcttcttgattttttttctttttttttaatgatttttcattatttttctccaatttaaaaaaaaattaaaaattaaataaataaaatctcatcaaacactacagggaaaaaaaatgaaagagaaataaTGTACTTATCAATTGGGCTTTCTTCAATTTGACCATAAAACTATAGGCTTTTTTGTAGATTCTAATACTTCCGAGGCACGAAACTGACGTTGAAAAAGTTTCAAATGAAAATTAGACCATCTAGAATGATTCCTGCATAGCTTATCAAAATTTCAGTTAAATCGGACAATAAGACATCATCCGATCGTCTAGATCAAATTGACTACGCAGACACCTCCAATCCTAAACCTGCTGCTATAAAGGGACTATTGTCCAAGCCATGAAAACCAATGTTGTAAAGTTTCAAATGATTATCTGACCGTTCAGAATAAAGATGAATAAGTCATGAACAACCAGTCAAAATTTTAGTTTAATCGAACGAGAAATTACAATTTGATTGTCTAGATCAATCTAACATGCACAGGCACCTCCAATTCCGAATTTtcagcaaaaataattttttttctccttcACTCTTTCTTAGCacgaaactctctctctctctctctctctctctctctctctctctctctctctctcctctatcttCTTGCGTTGTGTCCTTTAACCCTTAGaaagcctctatttataggtttGGAGGTTCAATCGACTTTTTAATTTGATTTGATCAATCAACTTAACACAAATTAATAATTTGATCAATCATGCCAATcaattttatatttgatttttttcacatttcacatatgtTTATTCTGTGTATTTTTCCTTGTAGGTTTACATTGGATGCTTGAAGATGTTGACccacattttttctttttttattgtatttttttattttccaatgtaaaatatattttttttcctttttctatatttctcttttttttgtctgtatttttatatgaaataaaaaagaataactccattttttttttttttattgtataagACCCCGAACAATTTTGGGTGGGTGTGGGAAAGGGGAAGGCAAACCTGCCTTGTTTGCCTTTGGAAATAGTCATAAAAGAGGCTCCCTGTTGGGCTCAATTGCTGCCTCCAACTCAAAGTTGGGCTGACTTTTCAATAATCAAGCCCATTATTGACCTTTTAAACAAATAAAACTGGCCCAAGGTGGACTCATATTGTCTTTTGATTACAAAATTGGCCCAAAATTGGCTTCATTTGCCTTAACATGTGAACTAACATTTGAATCTGTCTCTTGTGTGGGAGGTGAGAAGAAAGCCCAACAACAACAGTCCAAGAAAGAAGAGCActttcattttatattttccttgaaaattgtGCTTCTAAATACTCCTGTATGAATGAAAGACAATGCGTACAAAATAACATAATTAATAAAAGTTTATTTCATCACCAAGAGAAACGAGAGACCCGATTAGGTGAAGACCGTAAATGACTAAGAACAAAAATTAAAGAGTTAAAACTCCTGAAGTTTTGTTATATAATGATCGGACAAAATGGAATGTCAAcacatgcaaaaaataaaaataaaaaaaaaatgtagggCTTTAAGAGAGTCCGATTCAAGAATAACTCGTCGGCAATTCATATGCCATGCAAAACTAAAGTCTATGTCATACAttagtacaaatatatatatatatatatatatatatacataacacaTACGTACATATATAACTATGAAGTGTGGGGGAGTATGGTATGGATTATTTGTTGGGAGAAAGTAGTTGAGGGAGGTGAAACTGGGGGGTGTAATTGAAGGAAGATTTGCGGGAGTCATATTCGTCCTCCTCCTCTGCTGGCTCATTCAGAAATGCCCAACTGCTTCTCGTCCACCTGCACCATTGACACATTATTAATTTGCACACCAACATTAATCTCCATGAAAATGCACTAATATTTATACCTTCTTTAGAGCTCGAAAAATATtaacaaaataaaagaagaatatTAAGGAATTCACACTTCTATATTTGATTGTTAAAtaaagcaaaataaaaataaaaatatatatatactaaatctgtgaacaaaattttaattttgtacataattaatatttagtttCTCTAAACTTTTAATCATATTAAGTGTTGTTGACAACTCGGAAAATTTttgagaaaggaaaggaaaggaaaatatgaagaaatccactttttcatatttagttatcataaaaagtaaaaaaaaaaaaaaaccaaattaattaataaaaatataattttacacaccatttatatttaatttttcataacTTTTAACTATATTAAAACAGATTTccatttttagtagtatttggtattgaagaaaaatataatggaaaatgaatttccttcttattttcctttccttttctttgccCAACCAaaaggaaaatataaggaaaaatgagttttctcctTTTTTTCCATTACTTTTCTTCTCCAAACAAAATCTTTGATCCTTGGAACTTAAAAATTtttaaggaaaagaaaggaaaataccaagaaatccatattttcatgtttgattattaaggaaattaagtgagaaagaaaataaaccatatatcaaatttataaataaaattttgattatacACACtactaatatttagtttttcttaatttttagtcatattaaaataatattttattttgaatagaaTTTAATAGGTAAAGAAGATATAAagagaaaatgagttttcttccttatttttcttttctttcctttcatttttccaaataaaatctcTAATCCAAACAAACCCTTAGGATCCGTTTGGGCCAAGGGTTTTGGtggggaaagaaaaggaaaatgagaatgaaggaaactcattttccattgtatttttATCTCTACattaaatactactaaaaataaaagtttattcgaatatgattaaaaattaagaaaaaaataaatgttaactgtgtataaaatcaaatttttgttcattattGATTTcgtatattttaaattttttttttttttactttccttgataatcaaatatGAGAAATTggatttctttatattttccctttctttcctTCATATTTTCGAAGTTCCAAATGGTGCCTTAAGAATAAAGAAAAATGTCTCAAATTCCAAAAGATTGTCCCTATGGTAATTAAATTAGGGACTTTTTTCTATAGTAGATGTCAGGGTTAGAATTTTAAGCACGTAACATAGTTTTAACTTCAACGTGGCCTTAGATCAATGGTAAAATTGTTTCTCAATAATTAAACTGTAAGAAATTGATCAAAAATTTAAGTTCAATGAAATAATCTATCTACATAAAAGTAGAAGTAAAGGCTATAGACATGTTAACTCTTTGATTTCTTATGAGCATCTTAATAATTAGAGTTTGAAACTTAATTTATATTGAAGGTCTCACAAAGAAATGAAATCTAGTGGACTAAAAAATGTATGCAGTGAATTTATCATACCAATCATTAGATTTGCAAGCTTTTTCGACATCGACCGTGTACTCAGCACCATGGAGTATGAACCGAGGTGAATTCGGACAAGATGGAACCTTCTCAACTATGCTTGCTTCCTGTACAATTTGTAAAAAATTAAGGCATGCTCGATtgtgaaaacacaaattaaatttttgaattgtcatatatatagaaaataataaGTGCGTGTTTAGGtggatttagataaatttcaatacatatttatattacatcttaCGCAAATCTAATACAACTCGAAATTCAAGACCTTTTCGAACATatgataaacatatattttttaaattctctttatacataatttcataatatttttaaatattaaatattaaaatattttttcacaataATCCGATAACAATGTTTTCTATTTTAATAAtaacacagacacacacacatatatagggGTGTGAAAATGGTCAGTTCAGCCtcagttaattaactgaattttttGGTCAACACGAATTCCTAATTGAACCGACCGAattagtttttataattgaatCAAAATCTAACTGAACCAActttttgggtaattcggttaactaaATTTGactgaataaatttaaaattaattaaaaaaataaaatatgattgcaaattttGTTTTTAGTTTACCAATTctaacttaattaataaaagaatttattgataaaagggatatttgaagattaaacatttaagatttaacatatataatatattaatactactaatttatatttaattattaattaattagtaatttgggtaattcaattaaccgaattaaagATTCCCTATACTCGAGCCGAAAACCGAATACCCAAAATTATCCAAATCTCAAACCGAATCGAACCAAACTTATATATTAACCCAACCGAATCGACCGAACTCGattggttaattcagttaaacccaaattatgctcacccctacatatatatatatatatatataagatgaatTTCAAGGAGAATGAAACTAAGAAATTATTCAACTTTTTTAGGGAAATAAAATGaagattttttgaattaaagtattATACAATTATTGTGATTACCTGATCAGGATGGTGAGGATGATCATGTTTTGAGATGTCCTTGTGAGTTTTCCAGAATGCTGAAATCTTTTCTTTGGTTAATGACTTGTTCCTCTCCAAACGAACTGCATGCATTTATTAAGTTAAGACATAATAAATTAACTACACAGTCATCCATTATATCGtaacaatttaaatatttttttcttagagATCCAAGTTGGGCCGGGCACAAAAGCAAGAAGTAGTCCCTCTCAAACACCCTTTCTTTCTAAACTTTGATCACTGAAATATTCCATAAGAAATCATgactttcatatatatttttaacttGTGAAGAGGGAGATGAGACGATTCAGAAATCGTCCACCTCCAGAAGAAACTaaaaccagagagagagagagagagagagagagagagagagagacctgttTTGGGATCTAAGGTGGGAGAGTTCCAACCAGCCATTAGTGAACCCATTGCTATGTGCCTCTCAGCTTACTGCTTCTCCTTCGGTCTCCTTCTTGTTTATTATATCTTACACATGATCTTAtgtcacatatatatatatatatatatatcctaaaattaaatttggCATATATCAAAAGCATTGGAGCAGCTATTTTTGGGGTTAATTTGGtcatttaatatttaatttgatATTTCTCAATCTATTCTGGGCTGTTTGTTTGGCAGCACACAGAAACCAAAACCCGTGcgcaaaccctaaatccaaatccGGACTTCACTATTCACGCATGCTCAAAAATCTGTGCATTGCATCGGTCCAatgtaataaattaataataatggtACGGATAGCTATTCCACATCTGGTCCACGTAGTCCTTCACCTATATCTTCTTCCAAGTTGGAAAATAGAGCCGTAAAGGGACTGTCCTTATCCTTGATAagtttatttcaaatttttttaatttttaagaaaaatgggCCTTCTGTCGGTTATGAATTGGGCATGGTTCTTAGTCCAACTTCAAAAAGGCATTATCCATTTTATTCCACTAATTTCatggatttattttataaaatgttTCTCACATTGTTGTGATTCAAATCTTTATAAGTCTGATGTGTGACTGTAACATGAtctattgttgactttttgaaacTCACTTTAAAGTGGCGTACACCTTTGTGCAGGATTAAGTCTTGGACAATTGTAACTCAAATCCAAAATTTCCTTAATACACATTCGATGCAAAAACTGTGACATGCTTTCCTATCCAATTTTTGACACCCTCTTAAGAGTGTCTTACTCTCTGTGTAGAACCTATCCATATGATGGTACCCCTAGGGTGACTCTGATACTAAATGTAAGGGTCTTAAGCTTAATTCGGGTGAGATGTTATTCGTTTTGACCCACTAGTCTCATGAATTTATCCTATAAAAGACATCTTGCATTGTTGAAGTCCAAATCATTCTTATAAGTTTAAGATCTTCCTAATACACATCTAAAATGAGATTGTTACACATTACATCGTAAATGACTATTAATAATCCATAGAATTTGcactaatatttattattaaagaCTCATCGAAATTGTTACCAATATTGACGATTTTAAAAGTGTCACTAATTATTAttgatgaatttcaaaaattattattagtgaagatttttgaaaactatcactaataatttttAATAACTACTTTTTTTAACGGATAAAAAACTATCTCTAATAATGAGTACTAGTAGTGATAGATTTtgattattaataaaaattttcatgaaatttttttttaatagtgaATTCAAGTTCAAcctaaaagaaattaaataaggTAAGATAGTAAGAGGAATAGATAAGATAATAGAATTGAGATAGATTCTTTTATTTCCATTTTACATCCTCAAATCCCTATACATTACTCGCAACTAAAGACCtaatacaaatataataataaactTAAACATAAGAATCAAATATAAACATGATTGACAATTAAACCGAGACACAAATATGAAACTCtcttcaaaaaattcaaattgtTTGTGATTTTAGTTAAACTCACGAACCAGTGTAGCATAAACTCTTACTGACTTCTCTCTTATAGGATGCAACATGCCGATTTTAATTGTACAACTCTTTCCAATTCTGCATAAATAGAAGAGTTCAAATCTTCACAAAAAATACCTTTTTAGGCTATTAAACTCTCTAAACTCAAGATGGTACGACGAAATGAAGCAAAGAAAATTGTGTGTAAATTTAAGATATGTTTAATATCTTAAACTAATGAAGCACATCAACTAAAGACTCAATTAAATAGATGTCTTACTTAAAGGTAAATTACCCTTTGCAAAGACTTAATTAAgctttaataatattaaaatattaaaataaataaactaacacaTAATATGATGCTGGATGAAGGAGATTAATTTAAGATTTTGTAGGTACGCAGTTCCCAAATTAGGAAGAAAGAATTTGGGAGCCGGAGTGGCTTTATGGATGCTTATTGCTTGAAGGAGTATTGCTTTTTGAAGAAAAAATGAACGGTTTTGGATTTGCGAAGCCCGAGAGATGTCTGTTGAGAGCTTCTTGTAATGTAGTGGTGAAGGCAGTATGTTAGAATTGTAATCAATATATCATTTTGTCACACAAATTGTGTGCACTGAAGGTGTTTGTAAATTTGTTCCAGTGAATGTACAAAGATAATGTGTGCTCCTTTGTGTACTAAACGCCAACGGGGCCATTCCCTCTCTTTGGCAATATAATGATTTTTACTTTTCGCATCCTAACGAATAAAAGATACATTAATCTTGGAATGGGAATTGTTTggtaatttcttaatttaattaaggtAAATAGTACATCTTTTCTTTTGAATAGGAGAAATGGGTTGCAGGCAAAGATTTATAATGATCAGAATAAAGGAAGAGAATATTGCTTTGAGTTTGGTTTACTCTGGAAAAAAACATTGAACTGCAAATCAGAGCCGTCAGATGTGATGTGATTGATCCAAGGGCCATATCAAGTGCAAGGGCACTGCCAAGAATTCCAATCACCGAACGCAactttttgcaaaataaaagcCTTTAATTATATCTCATAAGTAACAAGACCATGTCAGGCATACAAATTATACGAATATTGTTTCTTAAATAGTACAAAGTTTATGATATTGTACAAGCCCGTGTAGCTCTCTTgtcatattttcattttattgttCTTGCATCCATTGCTTTGACGGCTCAGTTTGGCATTTCATCAAACGCCTGACCTACAAACTGCAACAGGTTTCCTTCGGCTAAACCGCTTCGTCAAAGACGGCAGAGAAAACTGTTTTTCAGGAGCTAATGGTGTCGGTGATGCCGCCGTGCCGGTGGTGGTGCTCTGCTGTCCTCATTGGCAGCAGCGGCAGCAGCTCTGCTCACTGCTGCTACAAGAGGAGGCCCTCTAGCGGAGATCACAACAAAACCAccaaaagaaaacataaatatttcaTCATTTGTTGAATGTTGTTGACTTTTTATCCTCAATAAATTTTAACAAATCTTATGATGGCACATTACTTGTGATTGTCATGTAAAGCTTTTATTGTGATAAATTGTGTTTTTGCCCAAATTTacatttcaaatattgaagtaatctttcttttttcttttttgatgatGTGGAAACTCATGCCACCAACGAATCATTCGGACCCCCCAGTGCGGCACCAACCCCTGAAACAGCGTCTGTCTCCCCCAAGGTCTTACTGCTCTGGTAAAGTCTGGATGCGTTTGGGGTTTCCATCGGCCATTTGGACGTTAAGCCAACTCGAAACCCATGACACATTGACACAGGACACCTTGGATAGAAAGACAACAACCGGGG
This window contains:
- the LOC131160407 gene encoding uncharacterized protein LOC131160407, translated to MGSLMAGWNSPTLDPKTVRLERNKSLTKEKISAFWKTHKDISKHDHPHHPDQEASIVEKVPSCPNSPRFILHGAEYTVDVEKACKSNDWWTRSSWAFLNEPAEEEDEYDSRKSSFNYTPQFHLPQLLSPNK